DNA sequence from the Candidatus Bathyarchaeota archaeon genome:
TATAGCCCTATCAGCAGCATCAACAGGTAAATGTTCTTCGCAGTGGGTAAGATGAATAGTGCTGTGAAGGTTAAGCTGTAGGAGATGATCAGTGGTATGCGGCGGCCAATCCTATCAGCCATTATTCCTGCAGGTATTCTTGAAAACGCGTTGGGTACGCCTCTCACCGCGAACAGGAGGCCTACATAATAAGTCTCTAAAGCCAGGTCTTCCTTGACGTATATCGGGAACATCGTCTCGAATACTCCTAAAGATATAAAGAAGGTTACACTTGCGGCTGATAATAGTAGAATATTTCTCTGGAGGATTATTCTCTTTAAAGAAGATATGACTGGTCGGTCTTGAATTGAAGATACACCTGACCTTGCAGGCTTGATGGAGAAGCCTCTGAATGTGAGGAGTGCAGCCAGACCAACGGCTGGTAGTGTTAGGGTGAACGTGAATACCGTTTGATATGTGTAATTGTAGGTTAAGAGGCTTGTTATGAGAGGGCCGAGAACCATTGAGGCTCCTATCGACGCGTAGAAACGTCCCATAACCGATCCCTTGGAACCTAATGGTGCGGCGTCTAGGGCTATGGCGATCACACTTGGTCCGAATGAGGATATTGCTAGGGCATAAACCACCGCTGTTAAATATA
Encoded proteins:
- a CDS encoding MFS transporter — protein: MGYESTKNSTDKSQASKELLLIFILTFLFFTGYNMILPILPIYIVSIGASKLELGFIMATIPATSIIARIPFGILMDKVGRWSITLLALTLQLFAYIMFSLTPPVHTLYLTAVVYALAISSFGPSVIAIALDAAPLGSKGSVMGRFYASIGASMVLGPLITSLLTYNYTYQTVFTFTLTLPAVGLAALLTFRGFSIKPARSGVSSIQDRPVISSLKRIILQRNILLLSAASVTFFISLGVFETMFPIYVKEDLALETYYVGLLFAVRGVPNAFSRIPAGIMADRIGRRIPLIISYSLTFTALFILPTAKNIYLLMLLIGLYGFAWGARTAPSAALYSDNVSSLDTGFVSTIIWLTSDVAMALGSSLAGALTMFFSIPQIIMLSSILLLPGLFLILMISESKNRVS